In Curtobacterium sp. TC1, the following proteins share a genomic window:
- a CDS encoding FAD-dependent monooxygenase, translating to MTSQHAVISGASIAGLSAAWWLRHVGWRVTVIERAPAFRDGGQNVDVRGVARDVLDRMGLVDAIRARNTTETGTVIVRRDGTVRSELPSDGPDGATAELEVLRGDFARVLLDDLPDDVDIVYGETIEQVDDAPGSGRASVTTDAGRVLDADLVVVAEGVRSRTRDRLFAAEGEVDERDLGVTMVFGTIPRTPSDDDRWRWYNAVGGRQVHLRPDPYGTTRAILAYAGGDDLVGRSRSEALATLRTRYADAGWQTERVLDGFDDSDDVYLDELTQIRMPRWHRGRVCVIGDAAWCVTPMGGGGASLALTSGYVLAASVTADEDLDRALGAFDTWMRPLVDTIQGIPRGIVHFAYPQTRLGLAARGVADKVLLSALFRPLAARLTRVADSDRPLPPLHGATQQGRR from the coding sequence ATGACCTCACAGCACGCAGTGATCTCCGGAGCCAGCATCGCAGGCCTGTCCGCCGCATGGTGGCTGCGCCACGTCGGGTGGCGGGTGACGGTGATCGAACGCGCGCCGGCCTTCCGCGACGGCGGGCAGAACGTCGACGTCCGCGGGGTCGCCCGCGACGTGCTCGACCGCATGGGTCTGGTCGATGCGATCCGCGCACGGAACACGACCGAGACGGGGACGGTGATCGTCCGCCGTGACGGCACCGTCCGGTCCGAGCTGCCCTCGGACGGCCCGGACGGTGCGACGGCCGAACTCGAGGTGCTGCGCGGTGACTTCGCCCGGGTACTCCTCGACGACCTGCCCGACGACGTCGACATCGTCTACGGCGAGACGATCGAGCAGGTGGACGACGCGCCCGGGTCCGGGCGCGCTTCCGTCACCACCGACGCCGGTCGGGTGCTCGACGCGGACCTGGTCGTCGTCGCCGAGGGTGTCCGGTCACGCACCCGCGACCGGCTCTTCGCTGCGGAGGGCGAGGTCGACGAGCGCGACCTCGGGGTGACCATGGTCTTCGGGACGATCCCGCGCACGCCGTCCGACGACGACCGGTGGCGCTGGTACAACGCCGTCGGCGGCCGTCAGGTCCACCTGCGCCCGGACCCGTACGGCACGACCCGGGCGATCCTGGCCTACGCCGGCGGCGACGACCTGGTCGGCCGCTCGCGGTCGGAGGCCCTGGCGACACTGCGGACCCGTTACGCCGACGCCGGCTGGCAGACCGAGCGCGTGCTCGACGGGTTCGACGACTCGGACGACGTCTACCTGGACGAGCTGACCCAGATCCGGATGCCGCGCTGGCACCGCGGCCGTGTGTGCGTGATCGGCGATGCGGCCTGGTGCGTGACGCCGATGGGCGGCGGTGGCGCCTCCCTCGCACTCACGAGCGGGTACGTGCTGGCAGCGTCGGTCACGGCGGACGAGGACCTCGACCGCGCACTCGGTGCCTTCGACACGTGGATGCGCCCCCTCGTCGACACGATCCAGGGCATCCCGAGGGGCATCGTGCACTTCGCGTACCCCCAGACCCGGCTCGGGCTCGCCGCCCGGGGTGTGGCGGACAAGGTGCTGCTGTCGGCGCTCTTCCGACCACTGGCAGCACGGCTGACCCGGGTCGCCGACAGCGATCGCCCTCTGCCACCGCTGCACGGAGCCACGCAGCAGGGTCGGCGGTAG
- a CDS encoding MarR family winged helix-turn-helix transcriptional regulator has translation MPDIDPLTTAWSDDEVAVMHALRDWAVTFDELQRHLSSWIGLPGSDANALGQIVWADQAGEPLSPAQLARRIGMTSGATSVLLDRLEAAGHVERHRESTDRRRVTLRPTESARAESGRFLAFSGAEIAATVRDADPEETRVVLAFLRRMTDAAESANGRLQTR, from the coding sequence ATGCCCGACATCGACCCCCTCACCACGGCGTGGTCCGACGACGAGGTGGCCGTCATGCACGCGCTGCGCGACTGGGCCGTCACGTTCGACGAGCTCCAGCGGCACCTGTCGTCCTGGATCGGGCTGCCGGGTTCGGACGCGAACGCGCTCGGACAGATCGTGTGGGCGGACCAGGCTGGTGAACCGCTCTCGCCCGCGCAGCTGGCGCGCCGGATCGGCATGACATCCGGTGCCACGTCGGTCCTGCTCGACCGCCTCGAGGCTGCCGGCCACGTCGAACGACACCGCGAGAGCACCGACCGCCGTCGGGTGACCCTGCGCCCGACCGAGTCCGCGCGTGCGGAGAGCGGGCGGTTCCTCGCGTTCTCCGGCGCCGAGATCGCCGCGACGGTGCGAGATGCCGATCCGGAGGAGACGCGGGTCGTCCTGGCGTTCCTGCGGCGCATGACCGACGCCGCCGAGTCGGCGAACGGTCGCCTGCAGACACGCTGA
- a CDS encoding VOC family protein, which translates to MPGPCLIHHLGVFASDFAASEAFYTAALAPLGVEAGYRTESVAEYWTTGQDTPSVSLETAPTTAAVTRGLHLAFEAASRTEVDAFHRAAVASGWLSRHEPRYWPEYRAYTAFVSDPDGNNVEALVKEH; encoded by the coding sequence GTGCCCGGTCCTTGCCTCATCCACCACCTCGGGGTCTTCGCCAGCGACTTCGCCGCGAGCGAGGCGTTCTACACGGCAGCACTCGCGCCACTGGGGGTCGAGGCGGGCTACCGCACCGAGTCCGTCGCCGAGTACTGGACCACCGGCCAGGACACCCCGAGCGTCTCGCTCGAGACCGCACCCACGACGGCGGCGGTGACCCGTGGTCTGCACCTGGCGTTCGAGGCGGCGAGCCGCACCGAGGTCGATGCGTTCCACCGGGCGGCCGTCGCGTCCGGCTGGCTCTCGCGCCACGAGCCTCGGTACTGGCCCGAGTACCGCGCCTACACGGCGTTCGTGAGCGACCCCGACGGCAACAACGTCGAGGCGCTCGTCAAGGAGCACTGA
- a CDS encoding helix-turn-helix transcriptional regulator yields the protein MDNQAEVSDFLRTRRARITPEQAGLISGGRRRVPGLRREEVAMLAGTSIDYYAKIERGNLSGVSTEILEAIARALQLDDAETEHLHDLTRGAAPAPIRRRTTTPEPVVRPSLQRFLDTVTGTPTWVRNRQMDIVATNPLGRALLAPVLDAPGAQGNNARFTFLDPAARTFYPDWVAGANSIVATLRQTAGQHPHDKDLTGLIGELVTRSDEFRARWAAHDVRFHRTGAKRIHHPDVGDLEFTYEAFDLPDSPGWTMYACTATAGSPNGERLTLLGSLSATSATS from the coding sequence ATGGACAACCAGGCCGAGGTCAGTGACTTCCTCCGCACCCGGCGTGCTCGCATCACGCCCGAGCAGGCCGGCCTCATCAGCGGCGGTCGGCGACGCGTCCCCGGGCTCCGTCGCGAGGAGGTCGCGATGCTCGCGGGGACGAGCATCGACTACTACGCAAAGATCGAGCGCGGGAACCTCTCCGGGGTGTCGACCGAGATCCTCGAGGCGATCGCCCGTGCGCTGCAACTGGACGACGCCGAGACCGAGCACCTGCACGACCTCACCCGCGGCGCGGCTCCGGCCCCGATCCGTCGGCGGACCACCACGCCGGAGCCAGTCGTGCGTCCGAGTCTGCAACGCTTCCTCGACACGGTCACCGGGACACCGACGTGGGTGCGGAACCGGCAGATGGACATCGTCGCGACGAACCCGCTCGGCCGGGCGCTCCTGGCACCGGTCCTCGACGCCCCGGGTGCGCAGGGCAACAACGCACGCTTCACGTTCCTCGACCCCGCGGCCCGGACCTTCTACCCGGACTGGGTGGCGGGCGCGAACAGCATCGTCGCGACGCTCCGACAGACTGCCGGACAACACCCGCACGACAAGGACCTCACCGGACTCATCGGGGAGCTCGTGACCCGGTCCGACGAGTTTCGGGCCCGCTGGGCTGCCCACGACGTGCGGTTCCACCGCACCGGTGCGAAGCGGATCCACCACCCCGACGTCGGCGACCTCGAGTTCACGTACGAGGCGTTCGACCTGCCCGACAGTCCCGGGTGGACCATGTACGCCTGCACGGCGACAGCCGGGTCGCCCAACGGAGAACGCCTCACCCTGCTCGGCAGCCTGTCGGCGACCTCGGCAACGAGCTGA
- a CDS encoding aldo/keto reductase: protein MAKTTPTVTLNTGTTMPQLGFGVYQIPADETEQAVTAAITAGYRLIDTAASYGNEEAVGRGIAASGVPREELFITSKLWIQHRGEDGARDAITTSLQKLGLDYLDLYLIHQPFGDYYGEWRALETAHRDGRLRAIGVSNFAADRLVDLIAFADVVPAVNQMETNPFHQQADYQELLRGEGVQLEAWAPFAEGKNDLFTNPVLSEIGAAHGKSVAQVVLRWLVQRGVVVVSKSVKPERMQQNLDVVDFELTDEQMATIAELEAGESQFFSHVDPDMVRWLTGRAEA, encoded by the coding sequence ATGGCGAAGACGACTCCCACAGTGACCCTCAACACCGGTACGACGATGCCGCAGCTCGGCTTCGGTGTGTACCAGATCCCCGCCGACGAGACCGAGCAGGCCGTCACCGCTGCGATCACGGCCGGCTACCGCCTGATCGACACCGCCGCCTCGTACGGCAACGAGGAAGCCGTCGGCCGTGGCATCGCCGCCAGCGGTGTGCCCCGCGAGGAGCTGTTCATCACCTCGAAGCTGTGGATCCAGCACCGCGGCGAGGACGGCGCCCGTGATGCGATCACCACGTCGTTGCAGAAGCTCGGCCTGGACTACCTCGACCTGTACCTGATCCACCAGCCATTCGGTGACTACTACGGCGAGTGGCGTGCCCTCGAAACGGCGCACCGAGACGGCCGGCTCCGCGCAATCGGCGTGTCCAACTTCGCCGCCGACCGACTCGTGGACCTCATCGCGTTCGCCGACGTCGTGCCCGCGGTGAACCAGATGGAGACGAACCCGTTCCACCAGCAGGCCGACTACCAGGAACTCTTGCGGGGCGAGGGCGTGCAGCTCGAGGCATGGGCGCCGTTCGCCGAGGGCAAGAACGACCTGTTCACCAACCCGGTCCTGTCCGAGATCGGTGCGGCGCACGGCAAGTCGGTCGCGCAGGTCGTGCTCCGGTGGCTCGTGCAGCGCGGCGTCGTGGTCGTGTCGAAGTCCGTCAAGCCCGAGCGCATGCAGCAGAACCTCGACGTCGTCGACTTCGAGCTCACCGACGAGCAGATGGCGACGATCGCCGAGCTCGAGGCAGGCGAGTCGCAGTTCTTCTCCCACGTCGACCCCGACATGGTCCGCTGGCTCACCGGCCGCGCCGAAGCCTGA
- a CDS encoding flavodoxin, giving the protein MPGQQPTRRQVLRTATASTLSVAVGGLLAACTTAPTPSTTPRSTVSPTARDDRVLLAYFSRPGENYWNGGRRTIDTGNTEVLAGLIGDRIDCDVVRIEAADPYSDRYDATVARNSTEQDDDARPEIASELPDLRAYDTVLLGSPIWNVQPPMIMATFVEAVDLSGKRLLPVVTYAVTGLGSTESFYRDIDTGAMLVEGLAVRGEDVRERAAGDDVDRWLRNVGLT; this is encoded by the coding sequence ATGCCCGGCCAGCAGCCCACCCGCCGCCAGGTGCTGCGGACCGCCACGGCAAGCACGCTCAGTGTGGCCGTGGGTGGGCTGCTGGCCGCGTGCACCACCGCGCCCACTCCGTCCACCACCCCGAGGAGCACCGTGTCCCCGACCGCGCGCGACGACCGCGTCCTGCTGGCGTACTTCTCGCGACCCGGGGAGAACTACTGGAACGGCGGCCGGCGCACCATCGACACGGGCAACACCGAGGTCCTCGCCGGTCTGATCGGTGACCGGATCGACTGCGACGTCGTCCGTATCGAGGCCGCCGACCCCTACTCCGACCGCTACGACGCCACCGTGGCACGCAACAGCACGGAGCAGGACGACGACGCCCGTCCGGAGATCGCGAGCGAACTGCCCGATCTGCGCGCCTACGACACGGTGCTGCTCGGGAGCCCGATCTGGAACGTCCAGCCGCCGATGATCATGGCGACCTTCGTCGAGGCCGTCGACCTGTCCGGCAAGCGGCTGCTGCCGGTCGTCACGTACGCGGTGACCGGTCTGGGCTCCACTGAGTCCTTCTACCGCGACATCGACACCGGGGCGATGCTCGTCGAGGGGCTCGCAGTGCGCGGTGAAGACGTCCGCGAGCGCGCTGCCGGAGACGACGTCGACCGGTGGCTGCGGAACGTCGGGCTCACCTGA
- a CDS encoding Gfo/Idh/MocA family protein, translating into MTLTLPTPVLPDPDAVPALRWGVIGTGIAGKFVTAIHRHTPQRAVAVTARDAAKTSAFAAEHGIDRTVSSVEALVTDPEVDVVYVATPHPLHREQALAAIAAGKHVLIEKPIAMSAAEAQEITGAGRAAGVLVMEAMWTRYLPQSDIMRRLLTDGTIGTVRLVTADFGFVMPYDPGHRLWAPELGGGALLDAGVYPISFAASVLGSPDRVLVEGASGPGGVDVRADLLLSYAGGARSMLSTSLETALPVRASVVGTEGRIDIGSPFFGPSSITAVRGNFAASESATWTDQRLEVLHDGLAYQATALASFAAEGRIESPVHTHDDVVGVMRVIDTARAAIAAAP; encoded by the coding sequence ATGACCCTGACGCTGCCCACCCCGGTCCTACCCGACCCCGACGCCGTGCCGGCCCTGCGGTGGGGCGTGATCGGCACCGGCATCGCCGGCAAGTTCGTCACCGCGATCCACCGGCACACGCCGCAGCGCGCGGTCGCCGTGACCGCCCGTGACGCCGCGAAGACCAGCGCGTTCGCCGCAGAGCACGGCATCGACCGGACCGTGTCGAGCGTCGAGGCACTCGTGACCGACCCCGAGGTCGACGTCGTCTACGTCGCCACCCCGCACCCGCTGCACCGCGAGCAGGCCCTCGCTGCGATCGCCGCCGGGAAGCACGTCCTGATCGAGAAGCCGATCGCGATGTCCGCTGCCGAGGCGCAGGAGATCACCGGTGCGGGACGGGCCGCCGGCGTGCTCGTCATGGAGGCGATGTGGACGCGGTACCTGCCGCAGTCGGACATCATGCGGCGACTGCTCACCGACGGCACGATCGGCACCGTCCGGCTCGTGACCGCCGACTTCGGGTTCGTGATGCCGTACGACCCGGGGCACCGCCTGTGGGCGCCGGAGCTCGGCGGCGGCGCGCTGCTGGACGCCGGCGTCTACCCGATCTCGTTCGCCGCCTCGGTTCTCGGCTCCCCCGACCGCGTGCTGGTCGAAGGGGCGAGCGGTCCGGGCGGCGTCGACGTGCGCGCAGACCTGCTGCTCTCGTACGCGGGCGGAGCCCGGTCGATGCTGTCGACGTCGCTCGAGACCGCGCTGCCCGTGCGAGCCTCGGTCGTCGGCACCGAGGGACGCATCGACATCGGCAGCCCGTTCTTCGGGCCCTCGTCGATCACCGCGGTTCGTGGGAACTTCGCGGCGTCGGAGTCCGCGACCTGGACGGACCAGCGACTCGAGGTGCTGCATGACGGGCTCGCCTACCAGGCCACCGCACTCGCGTCCTTCGCGGCCGAGGGGCGGATCGAGTCGCCGGTGCACACGCACGACGATGTCGTCGGCGTGATGCGGGTCATCGACACGGCCCGGGCAGCGATCGCTGCGGCCCCGTGA
- a CDS encoding LacI family DNA-binding transcriptional regulator, with the protein MTTGTDDLPERRPTGGRLPTMRDVAEHVGMSRQLVSLVLRGAPGPSAESRDRILAAAAELGYRPHTSARLLREGRTRLIGAVFSMRNPFQVRFVERLFARAAEQGFGVALGPAGAERSTDQVVADLLGERVEALVVFNPDPDATALEEASRLVPVVLLGEWTDAPYADNVHVDEAGGLRAAVEHLVGLGHRRIAYVGGEDGLVGLDRATAYRAAMQGAGLAAETDVVPSGFSEEGGAAAARTLVARDTLPTAVVCCGDQCATGLLAVFAQHGVDVPRRVSVVGFDDSYLASLSYHRLTSVHQDVEATVDAALAAVLDRTSGEGGERRRVATPTRFVVRASTGPAER; encoded by the coding sequence GTGACGACGGGGACCGACGACCTGCCGGAGCGGCGCCCCACCGGCGGCCGCCTGCCGACGATGCGTGACGTCGCCGAGCACGTCGGGATGTCCCGGCAGCTCGTCTCGCTCGTGCTCCGCGGGGCCCCCGGTCCCAGTGCGGAGTCCCGCGACCGGATCCTCGCCGCGGCCGCTGAGCTCGGCTACCGCCCGCACACCTCGGCCCGGCTGCTCCGCGAAGGCCGCACGCGGCTCATCGGTGCGGTCTTCAGCATGCGCAACCCGTTCCAGGTCCGGTTCGTCGAACGGCTCTTCGCCCGTGCCGCCGAGCAGGGCTTCGGTGTCGCCCTCGGGCCCGCCGGCGCAGAGCGCTCCACGGACCAGGTGGTGGCCGACCTGCTCGGCGAACGCGTCGAGGCCCTCGTCGTGTTCAACCCCGACCCCGACGCGACCGCGCTCGAGGAGGCGAGCCGCCTCGTGCCGGTCGTGCTCCTCGGCGAGTGGACGGACGCCCCGTACGCCGACAACGTGCACGTGGACGAGGCCGGTGGACTCCGCGCCGCGGTCGAGCACCTGGTCGGTCTCGGTCACCGCCGCATCGCCTACGTCGGTGGCGAGGACGGGCTGGTCGGCCTCGATCGTGCGACCGCCTACCGTGCCGCGATGCAGGGCGCCGGACTCGCAGCCGAGACCGACGTCGTCCCCAGCGGCTTCAGCGAAGAGGGTGGCGCCGCGGCCGCCCGCACGCTCGTCGCCCGCGACACCCTGCCCACCGCCGTGGTCTGCTGTGGTGACCAGTGCGCCACGGGCCTGCTCGCCGTCTTCGCGCAGCACGGGGTCGACGTGCCGCGGCGGGTGTCGGTGGTCGGCTTCGACGACAGCTACCTCGCGTCGCTCAGCTACCACCGCCTGACGTCGGTGCACCAGGACGTCGAAGCGACGGTGGATGCAGCGCTCGCCGCCGTGCTCGACCGGACCTCGGGTGAGGGTGGCGAGCGTCGTCGTGTCGCGACACCGACCCGCTTCGTGGTGCGTGCGTCGACGGGTCCTGCCGAGCGCTGA
- a CDS encoding MFS transporter, which yields MSTRLPAHPFTTATPTNHVSNWYLTALGLAQFGIYVAILSPVYVSMQLKAQALNPDDPASVIAVALPLGSLGAIFGNPLFGALSDRTRTRWGRRRPWLLAGILVLLGGLAMVASSPNVGMLTVAWIVCQLGSNAAYSAMMASWADNVPELQRGRASSVIGLAQNLAVLAGTYAAVLLVENLPLLFILPGVLGVLCVLVYAFVTPDRIPEVRPKPFSWLTIVQTFWTNPITHRDYGLAWWSRFLIILATFLFTTFRLFYMQDHLGMTAQRATSAVAFGVLLYTIALMIGTAFSGWLSDRLRRRKVFVGGSTLLFGVGLVVLVYAQDVTVFYVAEVIMGFAYGIYVAVDNALVVDVLPDKDKPGKDLGVMNIANSLPQSFAPALGALLLGVGAGDNYPVLLWGAGIVALVGALVVIPIRSVR from the coding sequence ATGTCGACAAGGCTGCCGGCGCACCCGTTCACCACCGCCACCCCGACCAACCACGTCAGCAACTGGTACCTGACCGCCCTCGGACTGGCGCAGTTCGGCATCTACGTGGCGATCCTGTCGCCGGTCTACGTCAGCATGCAGCTGAAGGCCCAGGCGCTGAACCCGGACGACCCCGCCTCGGTGATCGCCGTCGCGCTGCCGCTCGGATCACTCGGCGCGATCTTCGGCAACCCGCTGTTCGGCGCCCTGAGTGATCGAACCCGGACGCGGTGGGGGCGGCGGCGCCCGTGGCTGCTCGCCGGCATCCTGGTGCTGCTCGGCGGACTCGCCATGGTGGCCTCCTCGCCGAACGTCGGCATGCTCACCGTGGCGTGGATCGTCTGCCAGCTCGGGTCGAACGCCGCGTACTCGGCGATGATGGCCAGCTGGGCGGACAACGTCCCCGAGCTGCAACGCGGCCGGGCATCGAGCGTGATCGGGCTGGCGCAGAACCTCGCCGTGCTCGCCGGCACCTACGCCGCCGTCCTGCTGGTCGAGAACCTGCCGCTGCTGTTCATCCTGCCCGGCGTCCTCGGCGTGCTCTGCGTGCTGGTGTACGCGTTCGTCACCCCCGACCGCATCCCCGAGGTCCGACCGAAGCCGTTCTCGTGGCTCACGATCGTGCAGACCTTCTGGACGAACCCGATCACGCACCGCGACTACGGTCTGGCGTGGTGGTCGCGGTTCCTGATCATCCTCGCCACGTTCCTGTTCACGACGTTCCGGCTGTTCTACATGCAGGACCACCTCGGCATGACCGCGCAACGCGCCACCTCGGCAGTGGCGTTCGGTGTCCTGCTCTACACGATCGCGCTCATGATCGGCACGGCGTTCTCCGGCTGGCTGTCCGACCGGCTGCGCCGCCGCAAGGTCTTCGTCGGCGGCTCGACCCTGCTCTTCGGCGTGGGCCTCGTCGTGCTCGTCTACGCGCAGGACGTCACCGTGTTCTACGTCGCCGAGGTGATCATGGGCTTCGCCTACGGCATCTACGTGGCCGTCGACAACGCCCTGGTGGTCGATGTCCTGCCCGACAAGGACAAGCCCGGCAAGGACCTCGGCGTCATGAACATCGCGAACTCCCTGCCGCAGTCCTTCGCGCCGGCACTCGGTGCCTTGCTGCTCGGGGTCGGCGCTGGTGACAACTACCCGGTGCTGCTCTGGGGCGCCGGCATCGTGGCACTCGTCGGCGCACTCGTCGTGATCCCGATCCGCAGCGTGCGCTGA
- a CDS encoding Gfo/Idh/MocA family protein translates to MIPTALPEPELFTTASGDPSLGWGIVGPGWIAGEFATAVRASTAQRIVAVASRSLPRASAFAAEHGIEAAVEGVDALVARPDVDVVYIATPQSEHAAVALAAIAAGKHVLIEKPFTVTAAEARTVADAARAAGVFAMEGMWSRYLPQASVLRTLLADGALGEVRSVLADHGQAIPFGPDHRLFRPELGGGALLDLGIYAVQFASMVLGAPQRVTARGRLTESGVDASGSLVLEHGAAQAVLHTTIAARTPTTASIAGTEGTIAFAGPFYNPTTFTISAAAHGSPVLHWDDPTPLRGFAALAWEATALARFVGEGRTESPLHTLDETISILETIDTARAQIAAG, encoded by the coding sequence ATGATCCCCACCGCCCTGCCCGAACCCGAGCTCTTCACGACGGCGTCCGGTGATCCGTCCCTCGGCTGGGGGATCGTCGGACCCGGCTGGATCGCCGGCGAGTTCGCCACCGCGGTGCGCGCTTCGACCGCCCAGCGCATCGTCGCCGTCGCGTCCCGGTCACTGCCCCGCGCATCCGCGTTCGCTGCCGAGCACGGGATCGAGGCGGCCGTCGAGGGTGTCGACGCCCTCGTCGCCCGGCCCGACGTCGACGTGGTCTACATCGCGACACCGCAGAGCGAGCACGCCGCGGTGGCCCTGGCAGCGATCGCCGCCGGCAAGCACGTGCTCATCGAGAAGCCCTTCACCGTCACGGCTGCCGAGGCCCGCACCGTCGCCGACGCCGCACGCGCCGCCGGGGTGTTCGCGATGGAGGGCATGTGGAGCCGGTACCTGCCGCAGGCCTCGGTGCTCCGGACCCTGCTGGCGGACGGAGCGCTCGGCGAGGTGCGCAGCGTGCTCGCCGACCACGGCCAGGCGATCCCGTTCGGCCCGGACCACCGGCTGTTCCGTCCGGAGCTCGGCGGGGGAGCGCTGCTCGACCTCGGCATCTACGCCGTGCAGTTCGCCTCGATGGTGCTCGGCGCACCGCAGCGGGTGACGGCTCGCGGGCGTCTGACCGAGTCGGGCGTCGACGCCTCCGGCTCGCTCGTCCTCGAACACGGCGCCGCCCAGGCCGTCCTGCACACGACCATCGCCGCGCGGACGCCGACGACCGCGTCCATCGCCGGCACCGAGGGCACGATCGCCTTCGCCGGGCCGTTCTACAACCCGACGACCTTCACGATCTCGGCCGCCGCGCACGGATCGCCCGTCCTGCACTGGGATGACCCGACACCGCTGCGGGGCTTCGCCGCCCTGGCGTGGGAGGCCACTGCCCTGGCACGCTTCGTCGGCGAGGGGCGGACGGAGTCCCCGCTGCACACCCTCGACGAGACGATCTCGATCCTCGAGACCATCGACACCGCCCGCGCGCAGATCGCCGCGGGCTGA
- a CDS encoding heme-degrading domain-containing protein: MSDLITTLEQQERDLVLDAFTHDDAWELGSLIRGIAHEAGHAVGIDIRRPGLGLFRAATPGITPDQHVWIDRKAAVVLRMEQSSALVDARLSAAGVDPAAIGWLGAEYAVTGGSFPIRVRGAGVVAAATASGLSSTEDHDLVVAGLRAFLEERR; this comes from the coding sequence ATGTCCGACCTCATCACCACCCTCGAACAGCAGGAGCGCGACCTCGTGCTCGACGCCTTCACCCACGACGACGCCTGGGAGCTGGGTTCCCTGATCCGCGGCATCGCCCACGAGGCCGGCCACGCCGTCGGCATCGACATCCGACGTCCCGGCCTCGGGCTGTTCCGCGCCGCCACCCCGGGAATCACCCCGGACCAGCACGTCTGGATCGACCGCAAGGCCGCGGTGGTGCTCCGGATGGAGCAGTCGAGTGCCCTCGTCGACGCCCGGTTGTCCGCCGCCGGGGTCGATCCCGCTGCGATCGGATGGCTCGGCGCCGAGTACGCCGTGACCGGAGGGTCGTTCCCGATCCGGGTCCGCGGAGCCGGGGTGGTCGCCGCGGCGACGGCGTCCGGGCTGTCCTCGACGGAGGACCACGACCTCGTCGTCGCCGGCCTCCGTGCGTTCCTCGAGGAGCGCCGGTGA
- a CDS encoding Gfo/Idh/MocA family protein, with the protein MTALRVAVIGTGMIADAHVRAARDAGAVVGGVLGSSASRSRQAAERWGVPAGYASVDELIADRPDVVHVCTPNDTHVDYALAATAAGLHTVVEKPVAMTLPDARRLAEAVHAAGTVSTVPYVYRYHPMVRELRARVAAGTLGRVLTLHGSYLQDWMVSPDASTWRVDPERGGPSRAFADIGTHWTDLAEFITGTRFTELTARTSIAYPERPDPTSAGASFGGSGSATGAGAGTGTVPVRTEDTAVVTFATADGTLANTVVSQVAAGRKNRLWIEVDGSQGSAVFDQEHPESVWFGGEHGSTTVHRAEGPVSADQARLNRTPAGHSQGWTDAFAAFCADTYAAVRGETPEGLPTVEDGVRSLEVVDAVLRGAATGRWTSTSTEER; encoded by the coding sequence GTGACCGCACTCCGCGTCGCCGTGATCGGGACGGGCATGATCGCGGACGCGCACGTCCGGGCGGCCCGTGACGCCGGCGCGGTCGTCGGCGGGGTGCTCGGCTCGTCGGCGTCGCGATCCCGGCAGGCCGCCGAACGGTGGGGCGTGCCGGCCGGGTACGCGTCCGTCGACGAACTGATCGCGGACCGGCCGGACGTCGTCCACGTCTGCACGCCGAACGACACCCACGTCGACTACGCCCTAGCCGCCACGGCGGCCGGGCTGCACACCGTCGTCGAGAAGCCGGTCGCGATGACGCTCCCGGACGCCCGACGGCTCGCCGAGGCCGTGCACGCCGCCGGCACGGTGAGCACGGTCCCCTACGTCTACCGGTACCACCCGATGGTCCGGGAGCTCCGTGCCCGGGTCGCCGCCGGCACGCTCGGCCGGGTGCTGACCCTGCACGGCTCGTACCTGCAGGACTGGATGGTGTCGCCGGACGCCTCGACGTGGCGGGTCGACCCGGAGCGGGGCGGGCCGTCGCGGGCGTTCGCGGACATCGGGACGCACTGGACCGACCTGGCCGAGTTCATCACCGGAACTCGGTTCACGGAGTTGACCGCCCGGACGTCGATCGCCTACCCCGAGCGCCCCGATCCCACCTCCGCCGGTGCATCGTTCGGCGGAAGCGGAAGCGCTACCGGCGCCGGCGCGGGCACCGGCACCGTCCCGGTCCGCACCGAGGACACCGCCGTCGTGACCTTCGCCACCGCCGACGGCACCCTGGCCAACACCGTGGTCTCGCAGGTTGCGGCCGGCCGGAAGAACCGCCTGTGGATCGAGGTCGACGGCTCGCAGGGTTCAGCCGTGTTCGACCAGGAGCACCCCGAGTCCGTGTGGTTCGGCGGCGAGCACGGTTCCACGACGGTGCACCGGGCCGAGGGGCCCGTATCCGCCGACCAGGCGCGGCTCAACCGGACACCGGCCGGGCACTCGCAGGGCTGGACGGACGCCTTCGCGGCGTTCTGCGCCGACACCTACGCCGCGGTCCGTGGCGAGACACCCGAGGGACTCCCCACCGTCGAGGACGGCGTCCGCTCGCTCGAGGTCGTCGACGCCGTCCTGCGCGGAGCCGCGACCGGACGGTGGACGAGCACCAGCACGGAGGAACGATGA